The DNA region CCACATGTTTGGCCTTAAAGAACCTGTGTGAGACTTTCTTACAGGAGAGAAGTCAGAGATCTTCATCAGCGTCTGAAACAGTCTGCAGTCTGCACAGTGAGAAACTCAAACTCTTCTGTCTGGATGATCAACAGccggtgtgtgtggtgtgtcgGGATTCAAAAATACACACCAACCATAAATTCTCTCCCATTGATGAGGCATTAACAGACTGtaaggtaaataaaatgttcctgtaaaagGTACATGTAAAAAAGAGTTTATTCTACATATCAATATCTACAGGTTCAATATAAACACAgtgtaataattaaataataaatcataattgCCTTGTGATAAATTTAGTAACATAATAACAAATGTGAGTCTGCTATTCCATCATCTTCAGATTTTCAGCATCTGAAGTGTCTCCTGTATAAACAGGAGCAGATCTTCCATGTTAGACTAAAGCAGTGTACACCAATAAACCCACATCCTATAAGTCTACACTTTTCATTGCTTCTTCTGTACTTGGTGCATTTGAAAAGCTCTAATGAGTGCTTGTAAGAGAGAATACAGCTATTACTAAACACAGAGTCTCCATGCAGTGTGTTGATTTGTTTCAGGAGGAGCTGAAAACTGCTCTGAAGCCCCTACAGGACAAACTGAAGATCTTTAAAGACTGTAAACTGAACTGGAGTCAGACTGCAGAACATATAAAGGTTAGAATCAATAAGATGGTTTTGATATTAGAATGATATTTTGCATCACTGCATAATCAGTtctatttcatttgatttcctCTTCACTGCAGATTCAGGCCCAACACACAGAGCGGCAGATTAAGGAGGAGTTTGAGAAGCTTCACCAGCTTCTACGAGATGAAGAGGCAGCCAGGATAGCTGcactgagagaggaagaggagcagaAGAGTCAGATGATGAAGGAGAAGATTGAGAAGCTGAGCAGAGACATATCATCTCTTTCAGACACAATCAGAGGCGtagaagaggagatgagagctGAAGACGTCTCGTTCTTACAAGTGAGGATCATTTAGtcagtatttatactgtgagAAAGTAAAACTTCTTTCCATCATCAGAAACGTCACATTTCAGTGGTGTAAAAATGTCAATCAGATCCACTGAtatttgctttgttgttttaCAGAACTACAAGGCCACAGTGAGAAGGTGAGTGATgtgcttcctgtctctctcggtctctggGTTTCTGACTCCAAACCCACAGCAGCACTGACTCCTGAATGTTTTTGCAGAGCTCAGTGCACACTGCAGCATCCAGAGGAGCTTTCAGGACCACTGATCCATGTGGCAAAACATCTGGACAACCTGAAGTTCAGAGTCTGGGAGAAGATTCAGGATGCTGTCCAATACAGTAAgaatctctgtctttctctttctctctctgtgcttttgTTAGTAACACTAAAGTGGTTTTTATAGTgatgttgtatttttgtatttgttttggaattattattattattattattattattattattattattattattattattacaacacaCATATTTGGTCACCTTTTGAACTGATGTAAGggaacttttattttgaaaggcTTCTGATGCGTCAGACTATTCAGTGGTTGAAGCGCGAGTGTAAAAATGGATCATTGCAGCGGCTTACAAAAGTTTTAGATTTACAATTCTTATAAAgattgtttacatttgtaatTTAAATACACCCggttatatatgtttattcattaatattgtaattacagttatcatttctttggtttaggctaatgttagctagttccatgctaaagtaatgtttaAGTTAGTTTAGctccatcgtgtgtgtgtgtgtgtgtgtgttttcagcacCTGTAACGCTGGaccccaacactgctcatcCTAACCTCATTGTATCTGATGATCTGACCAGTGTGAGACTCAGTGAGCAGGAACAGGAGCTTCCTGATAATCCAGAGAGATTTGATGATTATTTGTGTATCCTGGGCTCTGAGGTCTTTAACTCAGGGACACACTGCTGGGATGTTGAAGTAGGAGACTGTACATGGTGGGATGTGGGTGTGATGACAGAATCTGCTCAGAGGAAGGGAAACATATTCTCCAGAAGTGGAATCTGGTGTGTGGGGTATACTGATGGTAAATATGGAACACGTTCTACACCACAGCCAGACACTCTCCTCTCAGTAACACAGAAGTTCCAGAGGATCAGAGTGCAGCTGGACTGGAACAGAGGAAAGCTGTCGTTCTCTGAacctctcactaacacacacatacacactttcacacacacatttactgatAAATTACTGCCATTTATATGGTTTGCTTGTAATAAATCTCCTGTAAAGATCCTCCCCCTTCAGTGCTCTGTAAGAGTAAATCAGATCAGTTAGAGCTGATATTGTTTTATTCCAATTCATTAATGAAATATTGCTGATGAAAAGATTCATGTTCTTCGTGAAAGTCTGTTTTTACTGAAGCACTGAACACTTaattgtggaatttattttgaaGTGTGGAACGACACAAGACGAttaacaggaagtaagcgcagaaacaatgtctttattaataaaccaagcaaacaaaacacagggaacGCGGTCTATACTGAACTAGACTAGCTAGATTAAACATGGGACTAGAGTCTAGGCATTACACGAAAACAGGACATGGAAAtaagaccgctagcatgctacacgcaTTCGCTACTACATTCAAACATAGAGATCCAATACTGCGCGATGTGCACCgcaacacaaggggtttaaataaccaacataattaaactaaatcaccgacacctggagtaaatcaaCCAACGCTTGCACACAGGGAGAATCAAAACAAACGAACCGCGCGTGTCCATATACAagagtctcgtgcacgcgcgcccTCTGCCGGCGGTAGCGTAACAAAGTGTTCTATTATTATTTCGACTCACCTTATCAGttacatcaaaataatgtgaaaaaaaataataagataatatcTCGGATATTAATATAGTTTGAAATTCCAAGTTAttaattgaaatattttaagtgaaaataaCGACCTACTGTGttgaaataataaattattaaataaaaataacgtgATAAATTTCAAATAACTCCATAGTACAtgatacttatgtaaatgtgcttttttttgtttttttatttttaataaatttgcaaagatttcaaacaaacttctttcatgttgtcattatggggtattgtttgtagaattttgaggaaaataattaatttaagcgctgtgaatattttccggatgcactgtactcACAGGTACCATGGAtcgacatacatacacatatcatTCAGCCACCGACTAAATGTTGCGATCACATCACGTGATCTCCGGCGCCAATTCGCCTCAATGCACGTGCCACCAGTGCCACTCTAACAAATTAGCCTTGAGGTGTTCACCTCATTATGCC from Ictalurus furcatus strain D&B chromosome 6, Billie_1.0, whole genome shotgun sequence includes:
- the LOC128609260 gene encoding E3 ubiquitin-protein ligase TRIM35-like, which translates into the protein MASKFSEEDFSCPVCCEIFMDPVLLRCSHSVCKVCLQKFWETKGSRECPVCRRKSSMGEPPTCLALKNLCETFLQERSQRSSSASETVCSLHSEKLKLFCLDDQQPVCVVCRDSKIHTNHKFSPIDEALTDCKEELKTALKPLQDKLKIFKDCKLNWSQTAEHIKIQAQHTERQIKEEFEKLHQLLRDEEAARIAALREEEEQKSQMMKEKIEKLSRDISSLSDTIRGVEEEMRAEDVSFLQNYKATVRRAQCTLQHPEELSGPLIHVAKHLDNLKFRVWEKIQDAVQYTPVTLDPNTAHPNLIVSDDLTSVRLSEQEQELPDNPERFDDYLCILGSEVFNSGTHCWDVEVGDCTWWDVGVMTESAQRKGNIFSRSGIWCVGYTDGKYGTRSTPQPDTLLSVTQKFQRIRVQLDWNRGKLSFSEPLTNTHIHTFTHTFTDKLLPFIWFACNKSPVKILPLQCSVRVNQIS